Genomic window (Kwoniella botswanensis chromosome 1, complete sequence):
CCAAGATTCGTTCTAATTCTAATCGAGCTTCGTCGATCCTATCTCTGTCTCCCGAGTCGATGACGAATATCAATCCCTATAAAAAGACGAAATATAAATCAGCTCGtgctcatcgtcatcatcccaCTTCACAAGATGTGGATATATCCAGTTGCGACAAGAGCAAGAATGGCAGTGAAGGGGGTATAGATGCAGAAAATgtatgatcatgatcagaAATCGAACTTACCTGTGTACCAGTATAGTAATGCCTCCATAAAGGCCTTATCTTATCTTGCCCACCGACGTCCTACAAGTTCAACGAATATCAGCTCAGACCTCTCGATGGCCCCCAAATCGACCTTCTACTGTCCCGTGCATCTTTCTTTACATCTCCCACACATATCCATTGCACACACGAATCATCCACTATTGACGAACGGACACTTACCCATACATTGAACTTAACGTTCTTATACGTAACAGTCTCCACGTTGAATCCTACTGTAGGGATGGTCGTTACGGATTGGTTGAGTTTGAGCTTATACAGAATGGCTAAGGTATTCAGAAAGAATCTCGTTAGTAATTTCACTATCTGATCTCGTAGAGATACCTTAGGGTATATTCAATGAAGAATGCAATGAGTAGCTTTAGGAAATATTCATATAGCCCACTTACTAGTTTTACCAGCAGCATCTAATCCAAGCATCAAAATACGCATCTCCTTATTCCCAAACAGCTTGCCTATGAGCCAACAATACAACGTCAGTCGATTGGTTGCAATCCATTTCGGAACTGGCAGAATCTTACATACCTAAAGCTTTACTGAGTTGACCACCCATCGTGACTATCAATTATAATGTTCCTCGTGTAGGTATAGTAGCTCCAGATTCGACCTTTTTCAAGGTAATGATATGACTGCTCGATTAATCTCGCACGTTTGACTCTCGTGATCCGTGCTTTCGTCTACTCTTGTAATTATATTCAACTATATCTGTCTGAAAGGAACCAAAGAGTCTTCTGGtgtggatgtgagtgtgagtttgggtgaaggtgaacgaTGATTatcaggagaaggaaaagagcGACTGAGCttgaatatatatgtataagGTAACAGgtatatgatggatgatatgaagagaaagaggtgatcaATGCATTATACTTCGATATGCGTTCCATTCAATTCAAACGTCGCTCTCTATTCCTCTCTAATCTGAAACGCATGGATCTCTCTATCATGTTCAACCTCAACGCGTTCTTTACGTAAAGCCCCCCTTGAATGGGTAGGTGTGCGGGGGTGATATCTCCGTTAGTGTGGCACAGTGCGATGAGTTAGTTGAGTGGCGGTCGCCGTGCAGATGGTAGTACCCGCCGGAATGACTCGTTAATCTGAGCATCTGACATTTTGATTTTTTAGGAGTCAAAAGTGCAAAGTGCAAAGTCCAACCATCGTTTATACATCTGTCAACTACCTCAAACACACGAAGCAACCAAAACTATACAACAACTTCAGACATTCCATAGCTTAATCCAAGAAATGTACACTCCTCCTAAGATATCAGTCAGAGACGTAAGTTGAATTTTTGATCTTCATCTAACGAAAGAGACAAACTGACTCTGTATTTTGACGAATAGGCAATGGACATGTTAGATGATAGAAGAGTGAAATGCACCAGACCGTTGATACCGTATGTCTGTCACTTTCATTCACACTTAGACCCATACTGATGGATAGTGTATCTTTAGACCTCAAATCTTGCTTGAAGAGTCAGTTCTCCCAAACGTGTATAGCTCACTGGATACATCAACTGACATTATCCATCTTTAGgctccctctttctctcaaAGGTGCTCAGACGGTATTAGATGGACGAAGACAGGTAGAAGCAGTCGtaaaaggagatgatgatagactTTTGGTGGTTGTTGGGTATGTCCTTGCTCTCATACCTATATAACTTTATACTGCATGTGCATAGACCGTTGCTGATGGACCGTAACCGACTTTTTCCAGACCCTGTTCGGTTCACGATCCCGCTCAAGCCATAGAATACGCTAAGAAATTAGCTGAATACGCTCAAGAAGCTAAAGATGATCTAATGATTGTCATGAGAGTTTACTTCGAGAAGTGTGTTCACGTTCATCTCCATGTGTATCTCAAAAGACAATTAGCTGATTGGGCTGTGTAATGATAATGATCGTAGACCTAGAACAACAGTAGGATGGAAAGGATTGATCAACGGTTAGTTGTCTTGGCCATATCCCTCACGTGATAGAGGTGTAACTGATCAATAACGATGAGACAGACCCCGATATGAACGGTACCTACCAGATCAACCGAGGTCTCAAACTTGCCCGAAAACTCTTATTGGACATCACAGAATTAGGTTTACCTACCGCTGGAGAATTCTTAGGTAAGCttgatcttccccttccaACGAATCACTGGGGAGACCAACAAAATTAGCTCAAGCTAATGCTCTTTGTCATTTCGAATAGATGTCATCTCACCTCAATACCTTGCTGATCTAAGTTCGTGGGGTGCCATTGGAGCCCGAACGACTGAATCTCAAGTACATCGAGAGTTAGCGAGTGCTCTGTCTATGAGTGTAGGATTCAAGAATGGTACTGTAAGTTAACTCCTCTTGCTCTTATAGCATCCACGAGTTGTTCTTCACTCGTTGTGCCACGTCAAAGATTCTCCTCTTTTCTGTCATACGATCCGATCTGACTGTGGTTATAATGGTGATTTCCTAGGACGGCTCAATCGATATCGCCGTAGACGCCATCAAAGCCGCTGGATCGGGTCACACCTTCTTATCAGTCACCAAACAAGGTCTTTCAGCTATTGTCGAAACTGAGGGCAACAACTCCACTCACGTTATATTGAGAGGATCATCGAAAGGACCTAATTACGCTGCTGAACATGTTCTGTCGGCTGGTGAGAAGTTGAAAAAGGCTGGATTGCCCGCTAAGATCATGGTGAGTAGTGTGTATTCATCTTTTGATGATATTTAATTTAAGAATACTGTTAACTTTTACTGGCATATTGGTGGGATTAGATTGACTGCTCTCATGGTAATTCATCGAAACAACACATTAAACAAATTGAAGTAGGACATGACATTGTGAGTATCTCATTCGATTTTCTATTTCTGTATTTCTACAAACTGGTCGTTCAGTCGATGTCTAAAGcaaaagctgatttcgaATCGTTTGTTTGTGTGTTTGTGATTATAGTCATCTCAAATGTCATCCGGA
Coding sequences:
- a CDS encoding 3-deoxy-7-phosphoheptulonate synthase, with protein sequence MYTPPKISVRDAMDMLDDRRVKCTRPLIPPQILLEELPLSLKGAQTVLDGRRQVEAVVKGDDDRLLVVVGPCSVHDPAQAIEYAKKLAEYAQEAKDDLMIVMRVYFEKPRTTVGWKGLINDPDMNGTYQINRGLKLARKLLLDITELGLPTAGEFLDVISPQYLADLSSWGAIGARTTESQVHRELASALSMSVGFKNGTDGSIDIAVDAIKAAGSGHTFLSVTKQGLSAIVETEGNNSTHVILRGSSKGPNYAAEHVLSAGEKLKKAGLPAKIMIDCSHGNSSKQHIKQIEVGHDISSQMSSGSTSQMIMGVMIESNINEGKQSVPPEGPSGLKYGVSVTDACISLEQTIPLLDELRKGVQVRRENVRNKHLNGE
- a CDS encoding ADP-ribosylation factor 6; this encodes MGGQLSKALGKLFGNKEMRILMLGLDAAGKTTILYKLKLNQSVTTIPTVGFNVETVTYKNVKFNVWDVGGQDKIRPLWRHYYTGTQGLIFVIDSGDRDRIDEARLELERILADREMRDCLLMVFANKQDLPGAMSPAEVTEKLGLHKMRDRSWYVHPSCATTGEGLFEGLQWLSQNVKGTKS